From the genome of Variovorax sp. RA8, one region includes:
- a CDS encoding CNP1-like family protein, giving the protein MHRARPVLVLALVGALAACGSIARDTDNPDWAQAGMPPPPKITAQADEWKEAEVPPPPAFNESRLIQIEMPPYSSLKFGVDPATLSVTDDGVVRYVVVATSKTGGGGTNAFYEGIRCASEEVKQYARYSQGAWQLVKAPEWKRIDDRNSRYAKELALQGVCRGHAPRASVREMVLQMKDPLRELR; this is encoded by the coding sequence ATGCACCGCGCTAGGCCCGTTCTCGTGCTCGCGCTCGTGGGCGCGCTGGCCGCCTGCGGGTCGATCGCCAGGGACACGGACAACCCTGACTGGGCCCAGGCCGGCATGCCGCCGCCACCCAAGATCACCGCTCAGGCCGACGAGTGGAAAGAGGCCGAGGTGCCGCCGCCCCCCGCCTTCAACGAGAGCCGGCTGATCCAGATCGAGATGCCGCCCTACTCGTCGCTCAAGTTCGGCGTTGACCCGGCCACCCTGAGCGTGACGGACGACGGCGTGGTCCGCTACGTGGTGGTGGCCACCAGCAAGACGGGAGGCGGCGGCACCAACGCTTTCTACGAAGGCATCCGCTGCGCCTCGGAAGAGGTCAAGCAGTACGCCCGCTACAGCCAGGGCGCCTGGCAACTCGTGAAGGCGCCGGAATGGAAGCGCATCGACGACCGCAACTCGCGGTATGCCAAGGAACTGGCACTGCAAGGCGTTTGCCGCGGCCACGCGCCGCGCGCCTCAGTGCGGGAGATGGTCCTGCAGATGAAGGACCCGCTACGCGAGCTCCGTTGA
- a CDS encoding RNA pyrophosphohydrolase, which translates to MLDRDGFRPNVGIILLNQKNQVFWGKRIRTHSWQFPQGGIDRGESPEQAMFRELHEEVGLQPEHVRIVARTRDWLRYEVPDRFIRRDARGHYKGQKQIWYLLQLIGHDWDLNLRATDHPEFDAWRWHDYWVPLDVVVEFKRGVYEMALTELARYLPRQDFRNRFLRSNVRAREFERHPPGPGHEPTFELPPGASFDPNPNAPHPAPDPSSTNDPLHAPR; encoded by the coding sequence ATGCTCGACCGCGACGGCTTCAGGCCCAACGTCGGCATCATCCTGCTCAACCAGAAGAACCAGGTTTTCTGGGGCAAGCGCATCCGGACCCATTCCTGGCAGTTCCCGCAAGGCGGCATCGATCGCGGCGAGAGTCCCGAGCAAGCCATGTTCCGGGAACTGCACGAAGAAGTCGGACTCCAGCCGGAGCACGTGCGCATCGTGGCCCGTACCCGCGACTGGTTGCGCTACGAGGTGCCGGACCGGTTCATCCGCCGTGACGCGCGCGGGCACTACAAGGGCCAGAAGCAGATCTGGTATCTGCTGCAGCTGATCGGCCACGACTGGGACCTGAACCTTCGCGCGACCGACCACCCTGAATTCGATGCCTGGCGCTGGCACGACTACTGGGTCCCGCTGGACGTGGTGGTCGAATTCAAGCGCGGCGTCTACGAGATGGCGCTGACCGAACTGGCCCGCTACCTGCCCCGACAAGACTTCCGCAACCGATTCCTGCGCAGCAACGTGCGCGCTCGCGAATTCGAGCGTCATCCGCCCGGCCCAGGCCATGAACCCACCTTCGAGCTGCCCCCCGGGGCGAGCTTCGATCCCAATCCCAATGCTCCTCACCCCGCGCCCGATCCGTCCTCCACCAACGACCCTCTTCATGCACCGCGCTAG
- a CDS encoding proline--tRNA ligase, producing MKASRFFISTLKEAPADAEVASHRLMMRAGMIKKLGTGIYTYMPMGLRVIRKVEAIVREEMNRAGAVELTMPVVQPAELWEESGRFQAYGPELLRIKDRHERGFVVQPTSEEVVTDIARQEIRSYKQLPKNFYQIQTKFRDERRPRFGLMRGREFVMKDAYSFDRDLESAKASYKVMADAYRRIFDRFGLRYRAVAADSGAIGGDVSQEFQVIAATGEDAIVYCPGSDYAANMEKAEALAPAGPRPAATQPLAKTPTPGRATCEEVAELLGVPLSTTVKSLVLATDKLDADGRVEGSQVWLLLVRGDHEMNEIKVSKVSGLDQGFRFATSAEIDEHFGCKPGYLGPLGLKRPVKLVADREVAVMGDWITGANEVDFHMTGVNWGRDLPEPDLVADIRNVVAGDLSPDGKGVLAIERGIEIGHVFVLGSKYSKPMNATFLDEAGKPQFLEMGCYGIGVTRLPAAAIEQNNDERGIIWPDAIAPFTVVLCPIGMDRSAEVKQAAEALYEELLAAGVDVLLDDRGERPGAMFADWELIGVPHRVVISDRGIKEGQYEYQHRRDTAATKVPSSGVAEFVKGKLAA from the coding sequence ATGAAAGCTTCCCGATTCTTTATCTCCACCCTCAAGGAAGCGCCGGCGGATGCCGAGGTCGCGAGCCACCGGCTGATGATGCGCGCCGGCATGATCAAGAAGCTGGGGACCGGCATCTATACATACATGCCCATGGGGCTGCGCGTGATCCGCAAGGTCGAGGCCATCGTGCGCGAGGAGATGAACCGCGCCGGCGCCGTCGAGCTCACCATGCCGGTGGTGCAGCCGGCCGAGCTGTGGGAGGAGAGCGGCCGCTTCCAGGCCTACGGCCCCGAGCTGCTGCGCATCAAGGACCGGCATGAGCGCGGTTTCGTCGTGCAGCCGACCAGTGAAGAAGTCGTTACCGACATCGCCCGCCAGGAGATCCGCAGCTACAAGCAACTGCCGAAGAACTTCTACCAGATCCAGACCAAGTTCCGCGACGAGCGCCGTCCGCGCTTCGGCCTGATGCGTGGACGCGAATTCGTCATGAAGGACGCCTACAGCTTCGACCGGGACCTCGAGAGCGCGAAGGCGAGCTACAAGGTCATGGCGGACGCCTACCGCCGGATCTTCGATCGCTTCGGCCTGCGCTACAGGGCGGTGGCGGCAGACAGCGGCGCCATCGGCGGCGATGTCAGCCAGGAGTTCCAGGTGATCGCCGCCACCGGCGAGGATGCGATCGTCTACTGCCCCGGCAGCGACTACGCGGCCAACATGGAAAAGGCCGAGGCGCTGGCGCCCGCCGGCCCGCGGCCCGCGGCCACCCAGCCGCTGGCGAAGACCCCGACCCCGGGCAGGGCCACCTGCGAGGAGGTGGCCGAGCTGCTGGGCGTGCCGCTCTCGACGACCGTCAAGTCCCTGGTGCTGGCCACCGACAAGCTCGACGCCGATGGCCGGGTCGAGGGCTCGCAGGTCTGGTTGCTGCTGGTGCGCGGCGACCACGAGATGAACGAGATCAAGGTGAGCAAGGTATCGGGCCTGGACCAGGGTTTCCGTTTCGCGACCAGCGCCGAGATCGACGAGCACTTCGGCTGCAAGCCCGGCTATCTCGGCCCGCTCGGCCTGAAGCGGCCTGTCAAGCTGGTCGCCGACCGCGAGGTGGCGGTGATGGGCGACTGGATCACCGGCGCCAACGAGGTCGACTTCCACATGACGGGCGTCAACTGGGGCCGGGACCTGCCCGAGCCCGACCTGGTGGCCGACATCCGCAACGTGGTCGCCGGCGACCTGTCGCCGGACGGCAAAGGCGTGCTGGCGATCGAACGGGGCATCGAGATCGGCCATGTGTTCGTGCTCGGCAGCAAGTACAGCAAGCCGATGAACGCCACCTTCCTGGACGAGGCCGGCAAGCCGCAATTCCTTGAGATGGGCTGCTACGGCATTGGCGTCACGCGCTTGCCGGCGGCCGCGATCGAGCAGAACAACGACGAGCGCGGCATCATCTGGCCCGACGCCATCGCGCCCTTCACCGTGGTGCTTTGCCCGATCGGCATGGACCGCAGCGCCGAGGTCAAGCAGGCCGCCGAGGCTCTGTACGAGGAACTGCTCGCGGCCGGCGTGGACGTGCTGCTCGACGACCGCGGCGAACGCCCTGGCGCCATGTTCGCCGACTGGGAGCTGATCGGCGTGCCGCACCGTGTCGTGATCTCCGACCGCGGCATCAAGGAAGGCCAGTACGAATACCAGCACCGCCGCGACACCGCCGCCACCAAGGTGCCTTCGTCGGGCGTGGCGGAGTTCGTGAAAGGCAAACTGGCGGCATGA
- a CDS encoding lytic transglycosylase domain-containing protein, protein MSLSRRSCLLAGAAAGALPLWPGVAHAGAQIEEPLIDSVRNALSASIRSSAPPKPEFSGTASRLAYLRWLGEMSERLKKKIPGHQERIEFLQTVWYESKRAGLEVSLVLGLIQVESNFRKFAVSSAGARGLMQVMPFWTRVIGNGDSSTLFRMQTNLRFGCVILRHYLDREAGDLFMTLGRYNGSRGKAPYPNAVFSNQRLWVFNDRRDDRG, encoded by the coding sequence GTGAGCCTGTCCCGGCGTTCGTGCCTGCTGGCCGGCGCTGCCGCAGGGGCCCTGCCGTTGTGGCCCGGCGTGGCCCACGCGGGCGCGCAGATCGAAGAGCCGCTGATCGACTCGGTACGCAATGCCTTGAGCGCCTCCATCCGGAGCAGCGCCCCCCCGAAGCCGGAGTTCAGCGGCACCGCTTCGCGGTTGGCCTACCTGCGCTGGCTGGGCGAGATGAGCGAGCGCCTGAAGAAGAAGATACCGGGGCACCAGGAGCGCATCGAGTTCCTCCAGACCGTGTGGTACGAGAGCAAGCGCGCGGGGCTCGAGGTCAGCCTGGTCCTCGGTCTTATTCAGGTCGAAAGCAATTTCCGGAAGTTCGCCGTGTCGAGCGCGGGTGCTCGCGGTCTCATGCAGGTCATGCCCTTCTGGACGCGTGTGATCGGCAACGGTGATTCCTCGACCCTCTTTCGCATGCAGACCAACCTGCGCTTCGGGTGCGTGATCCTGCGCCACTACCTCGACCGCGAGGCAGGCGACCTGTTCATGACATTGGGGCGCTACAACGGCAGCCGCGGCAAGGCTCCCTACCCGAACGCGGTGTTCTCCAACCAGCGGCTCTGGGTCTTCAACGACCGGCGCGACGACCGCGGCTAG
- a CDS encoding hemolysin family protein, giving the protein MTLTQSLLIIAILIATSAFFSLAEISLAASRRLRLRQMADEGDARAERVLRIQEQPGHYFTVVQIGLNAVAILGGVVGEGSLSPYFAQLFALWFTVETAQTAAFLASFVTIISVFLVFADLFPKRLGMNDPERLAMRMVGPMQLLITVLKPLVWLFTQCTDLLFKLLGMPMQRDDKITSADILAMTEAGARAGILAVREQQVIANVFELDTRLVSSVMTSRDRIAWFQKDDPEAVLRARIVAEPYSAYPVCEGDIDHVLGYVDAKDMFQRVLSGQPLAFGQGLPLHKALIIPDRLSLTEVLEQFQQAHEDFAIIVNEYALVVGVITLNDVMSTVMGDLVGVQDEEQQIVRRDENSWLIDGVTPIQDVQRALDIDELPHADEYETLAGFLMVMLRRVPKRTDSVTWGGFTFEVMDVDSHRIDQVMVTRGGAVAATPAA; this is encoded by the coding sequence ATGACGCTGACCCAAAGCCTTCTCATCATCGCCATCCTGATCGCGACCAGCGCCTTCTTCTCCCTGGCGGAGATCTCGCTGGCCGCCTCGCGCCGCCTGCGGCTACGGCAGATGGCCGACGAGGGCGACGCGCGTGCCGAGCGCGTGCTGCGCATCCAGGAGCAGCCGGGCCATTACTTCACCGTGGTCCAGATCGGGCTCAATGCGGTCGCCATCCTCGGCGGCGTGGTCGGCGAGGGTTCGCTCAGCCCCTACTTCGCGCAGCTCTTCGCGCTCTGGTTCACGGTCGAGACGGCGCAGACCGCTGCCTTCCTGGCCTCCTTCGTCACCATCATCTCGGTGTTCCTCGTCTTCGCCGATCTCTTTCCCAAGCGCCTGGGCATGAACGATCCCGAGCGGCTGGCAATGCGCATGGTCGGGCCTATGCAGTTGCTGATCACCGTGCTGAAGCCGCTGGTCTGGCTGTTCACCCAGTGCACCGACCTGCTCTTCAAGCTCCTGGGCATGCCCATGCAGCGCGACGACAAGATCACCTCGGCCGACATCCTGGCCATGACCGAGGCCGGCGCCCGCGCCGGCATCCTGGCCGTGCGCGAGCAGCAGGTGATCGCCAACGTGTTCGAGCTCGACACTCGCCTGGTCAGCAGCGTGATGACCTCGCGCGACCGCATCGCCTGGTTCCAGAAAGACGATCCCGAGGCGGTGCTGCGCGCGCGCATCGTGGCCGAGCCCTATTCGGCCTACCCCGTGTGCGAGGGCGACATCGACCATGTGCTGGGCTACGTGGACGCCAAGGACATGTTCCAGCGCGTGCTCAGCGGCCAGCCCCTGGCCTTCGGCCAGGGCCTGCCGCTGCACAAGGCGCTGATCATCCCCGACCGGCTCTCGCTGACCGAGGTGCTGGAGCAGTTCCAGCAGGCACACGAGGACTTCGCGATCATCGTTAACGAGTACGCGCTCGTGGTGGGGGTGATCACGCTCAACGACGTGATGAGCACCGTGATGGGCGACCTGGTCGGCGTGCAGGACGAGGAGCAGCAGATCGTCCGGCGCGACGAGAACTCGTGGCTGATCGACGGCGTGACACCGATCCAGGACGTGCAGCGCGCGCTCGACATCGACGAGCTGCCGCACGCCGACGAGTACGAGACCCTCGCCGGCTTCCTGATGGTGATGTTGCGCCGCGTGCCCAAGCGGACCGACAGCGTGACCTGGGGCGGCTTTACCTTCGAGGTGATGGACGTGGACAGCCACCGCATCGACCAGGTGATGGTCACGCGCGGCGGCGCGGTGGCCGCCACGCCGGCAGCCTAG
- a CDS encoding AAA family ATPase, translating to MDSRPSRELAPASVSSFQLPVAHLRSVFRTHDVERKLAKLPHRDHEHLRTTYERMLERGPERFQVKPSGVPEMAALYAELPNFTDVLDDVRRHVALAQDSRDGLEVTPMLLLGPPGIGKTHFAKRLAELLGTGMSLVPMSSMTAGWLLSGASSQWKGAKPGKVFEALVDGQYANPVMVIDEIDKAGADVQYDPLGALYGLLEHDTAHAFVDEFAEVPIDASQVIWVTTANDVRGIPEPILNRMNVFEIDAPSPEAARQIARQLYASIRNAHDWGRLLAEEPQDDVLDHLATLAPREMRRALMTGFGNARLAGRDEVRVEDLPRAGPGRSRIGFVQ from the coding sequence ATGGATTCCCGCCCATCCCGCGAGCTGGCCCCAGCGTCTGTCTCGTCATTTCAGTTGCCGGTGGCGCATCTGCGCAGTGTGTTCCGCACGCACGATGTCGAGCGCAAGCTCGCGAAGCTGCCCCACCGCGACCACGAGCACCTGCGGACTACCTACGAACGCATGCTCGAACGCGGCCCCGAGCGCTTCCAGGTCAAGCCCAGCGGCGTCCCCGAGATGGCCGCGCTCTACGCCGAGCTACCCAACTTCACGGATGTGCTGGACGACGTGCGGCGCCATGTCGCACTGGCGCAGGACAGCCGCGACGGGCTCGAGGTAACGCCCATGCTGCTGCTGGGCCCGCCCGGCATCGGCAAGACCCATTTCGCCAAGCGCCTGGCCGAGCTGCTGGGCACCGGGATGTCGCTGGTGCCGATGAGCTCGATGACCGCCGGCTGGCTGCTCTCGGGCGCCTCGTCGCAGTGGAAGGGCGCCAAGCCCGGCAAGGTGTTCGAGGCCCTGGTCGACGGCCAGTACGCTAACCCGGTGATGGTGATCGACGAGATCGACAAGGCCGGCGCCGATGTGCAGTACGACCCGCTGGGCGCGCTCTACGGCCTGCTGGAGCACGACACCGCCCACGCCTTCGTCGACGAGTTCGCCGAGGTGCCGATCGACGCCAGCCAGGTGATCTGGGTCACGACCGCGAACGACGTCCGCGGCATTCCCGAGCCGATCCTCAATCGCATGAACGTGTTCGAGATCGATGCGCCATCGCCCGAGGCGGCCCGGCAGATCGCGCGCCAGCTCTATGCGTCGATCCGCAACGCGCACGACTGGGGCCGCCTGCTGGCCGAGGAGCCGCAGGACGACGTGCTCGACCACCTCGCCACGCTGGCGCCGCGTGAGATGCGGCGTGCGCTGATGACGGGCTTCGGCAATGCCCGGCTGGCCGGGCGCGACGAGGTGCGCGTCGAGGACCTGCCGCGCGCCGGCCCGGGGCGCAGCCGGATCGGCTTCGTGCAGTAG
- a CDS encoding cupin domain-containing protein — protein sequence MNHEHSDHDHNAAWKHDGVRVIPGSQLDANTAQTPGMNRAAAINFARVGAQKLWAGTVTIHPDAKTGAHHHGHLESVIYVVRGRARMRWGEHLEFTAEAGPGDFIYVPPYVPHQEINASPTEPLECVLCRSDGEAVAINLDIEPVEKPESVLWVDPTHPQGGV from the coding sequence GTGAACCACGAACATTCCGATCATGATCACAACGCCGCCTGGAAACACGACGGCGTGCGGGTGATTCCCGGCAGCCAGCTCGATGCCAACACTGCGCAGACGCCCGGCATGAACCGCGCCGCAGCGATCAATTTCGCGCGCGTCGGCGCCCAGAAGCTCTGGGCCGGTACGGTGACCATCCACCCCGATGCGAAGACCGGCGCCCATCACCACGGGCATCTGGAATCCGTGATCTACGTGGTTCGGGGGCGTGCCCGGATGCGCTGGGGCGAACATCTGGAGTTCACCGCTGAGGCTGGCCCGGGCGACTTCATCTACGTGCCGCCCTACGTGCCGCACCAGGAAATCAACGCAAGCCCGACCGAACCGCTCGAGTGCGTGCTATGCCGCAGCGACGGCGAGGCCGTGGCCATCAACCTCGACATCGAGCCGGTCGAGAAGCCTGAATCGGTGCTCTGGGTCGACCCGACGCATCCCCAGGGCGGCGTCTGA
- the grxD gene encoding Grx4 family monothiol glutaredoxin, with protein sequence MSDVQQRIDDLVKTNDLVLFMKGNASFPMCGFSGRAIQILKAVGVDTRALKTVNVLEDEGIRQGIKEYSNWPTIPQLYVKGEFVGGSDILMEMYESGELQQMLNGSPA encoded by the coding sequence ATGTCCGACGTCCAGCAGCGCATCGACGATCTCGTCAAGACCAACGATCTCGTGCTCTTCATGAAGGGCAACGCCAGTTTCCCCATGTGCGGCTTCTCGGGCCGCGCGATACAGATCCTCAAGGCAGTGGGCGTCGACACCCGCGCGCTCAAGACCGTCAACGTACTCGAGGACGAAGGCATCCGCCAGGGCATCAAGGAATACAGCAACTGGCCGACCATCCCGCAGCTCTACGTCAAGGGCGAATTCGTCGGCGGCTCGGACATCCTGATGGAAATGTACGAATCCGGGGAGCTGCAGCAGATGCTCAACGGCAGCCCGGCGTAG
- the prmC gene encoding peptide chain release factor N(5)-glutamine methyltransferase — translation MTPAESQSPSTAAQMLAAAAALGVERLDAQLLLLHVLGRHSGDRAWLLAHDTDILADAVWPAFASLCARRVAGEPVAYLVGEKEFHGLGLQVDARVLVPRPDTETLVEWALQCLQGRTSPVVLDLGTGSGAIALAIQHARPDAKVTAVDRSADALAVARVNAQRLGLAVRFVEADWLEGAEMDLDLVVSNPPYVAAEDPHLTALRHEPLGALVSGADGLDDIRRIVEAAPAHLREGGWLLLEHGYDQAASVRALLARRGFAEVQSRDDLAGIARCSGGIWRTVK, via the coding sequence ATGACGCCCGCGGAGAGCCAGTCGCCATCGACCGCGGCGCAGATGCTGGCCGCGGCCGCCGCGCTGGGCGTGGAGCGGCTCGACGCCCAGCTGTTGCTGCTGCACGTGCTGGGCCGGCACTCGGGTGACCGCGCCTGGCTGCTGGCGCACGACACCGACATCCTGGCCGATGCCGTCTGGCCGGCCTTCGCCTCGCTGTGCGCGCGTCGGGTGGCCGGCGAGCCGGTGGCCTACCTGGTGGGCGAAAAGGAGTTCCACGGGCTCGGCCTGCAGGTCGATGCGCGCGTGCTGGTGCCGCGGCCCGACACCGAGACACTGGTCGAGTGGGCGCTGCAATGCCTGCAAGGCCGCACCTCGCCCGTGGTGCTCGACTTGGGCACCGGCAGCGGCGCGATTGCGCTGGCGATCCAGCACGCCAGGCCTGATGCCAAGGTTACGGCGGTCGATCGCAGCGCCGATGCCCTGGCGGTGGCCCGTGTTAACGCGCAGCGCCTCGGGCTGGCGGTCCGCTTCGTCGAGGCCGACTGGCTCGAAGGCGCGGAGATGGATCTGGACCTGGTTGTTTCCAACCCGCCCTACGTCGCCGCCGAGGACCCGCACCTCACCGCCCTGCGCCACGAGCCCTTGGGGGCACTGGTGTCGGGCGCCGACGGGCTGGACGACATCCGCCGCATCGTCGAGGCCGCGCCTGCGCATCTGCGCGAGGGCGGCTGGCTGCTGCTCGAGCATGGCTACGACCAGGCAGCGTCCGTGCGCGCCCTGCTCGCGCGCCGCGGCTTCGCCGAGGTGCAAAGCCGCGACGACCTGGCAGGCATCGCGCGCTGCTCGGGCGGGATCTGGCGCACGGTGAAATAA
- the prfA gene encoding peptide chain release factor 1, which yields MKPFLRHQLERYAQRLGELDFLLSREDIMSDMTQYRNISREHAEVTQVAGRYQRYLQRESDLAAAREMQDDPDMAEMAKEEIASAEAELTALEDELQRLLLPKDPEDARNAFLEIRAGTGGDESALFAGDLLRMYTRHAERAGWRCEIVSASESELGGFKEVVVRVVGDEVFGRLRFESGGHRVQRVPATETQGRIHTSACTVAVLAEPDEAQAVQINPADLRIDTYRASGAGGQHINKTDSAVRITHIPTGIVAECQDDRSQHRNKAKALQVLSARIQEKERSERAAKDAALRKGLIGSGDRSDRIRTYNFPQGRLTDHRINLTLYKLQTIMEGDLGEVLDALRAAREAEKLAELEASLPA from the coding sequence GTGAAACCCTTTCTCCGTCATCAACTCGAGCGCTACGCGCAACGCCTCGGCGAACTCGACTTCCTGCTCTCGCGCGAGGACATCATGTCCGACATGACGCAGTACCGGAACATCTCGCGCGAGCATGCCGAAGTGACGCAGGTGGCTGGCCGCTACCAGCGGTACCTCCAGCGCGAATCGGACCTGGCAGCCGCGCGCGAGATGCAGGACGACCCGGACATGGCGGAAATGGCAAAGGAAGAGATCGCCAGTGCCGAGGCCGAGTTGACCGCTCTGGAGGACGAGCTCCAGCGCTTGCTGCTGCCCAAGGACCCGGAAGACGCGCGCAACGCCTTCCTCGAGATCCGGGCCGGTACCGGCGGCGACGAATCGGCGCTTTTTGCCGGCGACCTGCTGCGCATGTACACGCGCCATGCCGAGCGCGCCGGCTGGCGCTGCGAGATCGTGAGCGCCAGCGAGAGCGAATTGGGCGGCTTCAAGGAAGTGGTGGTGCGGGTGGTCGGCGACGAGGTCTTCGGGCGGCTGCGCTTCGAGTCCGGCGGCCACCGGGTGCAGCGCGTGCCCGCGACCGAGACGCAGGGCCGGATCCACACCAGCGCCTGCACGGTGGCCGTGCTGGCGGAGCCGGACGAGGCCCAGGCGGTGCAGATCAACCCGGCCGACCTGCGCATCGACACCTACCGCGCCAGCGGCGCCGGCGGCCAGCACATCAACAAGACCGATTCGGCGGTGCGCATCACGCACATCCCGACCGGCATCGTGGCCGAGTGCCAGGACGACCGCAGCCAGCATCGCAACAAGGCCAAGGCGCTGCAGGTGCTGTCGGCGCGCATCCAGGAGAAAGAGCGCAGCGAGCGCGCCGCCAAGGATGCGGCGCTGCGCAAGGGCCTGATCGGCAGCGGCGACCGCAGCGACCGCATCCGCACCTACAACTTCCCGCAAGGACGGCTCACCGACCACCGCATCAACCTCACGCTCTACAAGCTCCAGACGATCATGGAAGGCGACCTGGGCGAGGTGCTGGACGCCCTGCGCGCGGCGCGCGAGGCCGAGAAGCTGGCCGAGCTGGAAGCCAGCCTGCCGGCATGA
- the hemA gene encoding glutamyl-tRNA reductase — MSVWALGLNHTTAPLDLRGRFAFAIDQIAPTLQSLRNSFTTHRHPEVEAAIISTCNRTEIYCAADHMALDHTIDWLAQSGGVAPALLRSHAYALHDDKAARHAFRVASGLDSMVLGEAQILGQMKDAVRAAETAGALGSTLNQLFQRSFAVAKEVRTATDIGAHSISMAAAAVRLAAQLFEDLKQTRVLFVGAGEMIDLAATHFAAREPKSIVIANRTLERGEKLASRFGGEAMRLAELPARLAEFDIVVSCTASTLPLIGLGAVERALKLRKHRPMFMVDLAVPRDIELEVKALEDIYLYTVDDLAQVVQQGHASRQAAVAEAEVIIDAGVRSFMHWLDQRGSVPLIQQLNAQADEWRAAELGRARKLLAKGEPVEAVLEALSRGLTQKMLHGAMAELHAGDATAREHTAQAISRLFLRKER; from the coding sequence ATGTCAGTCTGGGCCCTCGGCTTGAACCATACGACGGCGCCGCTCGATCTGCGCGGTCGCTTCGCGTTCGCCATCGACCAGATCGCGCCCACGCTGCAGAGCCTGCGCAACTCCTTCACCACCCACCGACATCCGGAGGTGGAAGCGGCGATCATCTCGACCTGCAACCGCACCGAGATCTACTGCGCAGCGGACCACATGGCCCTCGATCACACGATCGACTGGCTGGCCCAGAGCGGCGGCGTGGCGCCGGCCCTGCTGCGCTCCCACGCCTACGCGCTGCACGACGACAAGGCGGCGCGCCACGCCTTCCGGGTCGCCAGCGGGCTCGACTCGATGGTGCTGGGCGAGGCCCAGATCCTGGGCCAGATGAAGGACGCGGTACGCGCCGCCGAGACCGCGGGCGCGCTCGGCAGCACGCTGAACCAGCTGTTCCAGCGCTCCTTCGCCGTCGCCAAGGAGGTGCGCACCGCCACCGACATCGGCGCCCACTCCATCAGCATGGCCGCCGCGGCAGTGCGCCTGGCGGCCCAGCTGTTCGAGGATTTGAAGCAGACCCGCGTGCTCTTCGTCGGCGCGGGCGAGATGATCGACCTGGCCGCGACGCACTTCGCTGCCAGGGAGCCCAAGTCCATCGTCATCGCCAACCGCACGCTGGAACGCGGCGAGAAGCTGGCCTCGCGCTTCGGCGGCGAGGCCATGCGGCTGGCCGAGCTGCCCGCGCGCCTGGCCGAATTCGACATCGTCGTGAGCTGCACCGCCAGCACGCTGCCGCTGATAGGCCTGGGCGCGGTCGAGCGCGCGCTCAAGCTGCGCAAGCACCGCCCGATGTTCATGGTGGACCTGGCCGTGCCGCGGGACATCGAGCTCGAAGTCAAGGCACTCGAGGACATCTACCTCTACACCGTCGATGACCTGGCCCAGGTCGTGCAGCAGGGCCATGCCAGCCGCCAGGCCGCCGTGGCCGAGGCCGAGGTGATCATCGACGCCGGGGTGCGCAGCTTCATGCACTGGCTGGACCAGCGCGGCAGCGTGCCGCTGATCCAGCAGCTCAACGCCCAGGCCGACGAATGGCGCGCCGCCGAACTGGGCCGCGCTCGCAAGCTGCTGGCCAAGGGCGAGCCGGTGGAGGCCGTGCTGGAGGCGCTGTCCCGCGGGCTCACGCAGAAGATGCTGCACGGCGCCATGGCCGAGCTGCATGCCGGCGACGCCACGGCGCGCGAACACACGGCGCAAGCCATCTCGCGGCTGTTCCTGCGCAAAGAGCGTTAG